One genomic region from Trueperaceae bacterium encodes:
- a CDS encoding amidohydrolase family protein, whose protein sequence is MAVRPLPEVIGGADRGHGRVVAHARVVYDGLGLPREDGAVTVQLAPGVASVVRTSAMTEARSTYPDAEVVECGFAVSPPVVNAHTHLDLSAMPHTPGSYAGFIGAVVAHARGGHRGLAAAKQGVAELGAAGTRVVGDIVTDAATMEYLLGQDALTGVAYWEVFAPRPEDADAVFAATVQAVARFRALERPGRMRVGLSPHTPHTVSAPLLVRLAAYAAAERLPLAIHVAESPAELELHLRGTGELAESLARAGFAFAATGVRPVRYLHDLGVLAAGPTLVHGVHVDDDDARLLARVGAVVVHCPRSNAALECGTFPWTLYAKHGVEVAFGTDSRGSSPDLDVTREVAEALAVQGAKLNPRAALRAAVKGGYKALGMQPPRVVRGAPAADLVAWD, encoded by the coding sequence ATGGCCGTACGGCCCCTCCCCGAGGTCATCGGGGGCGCCGACCGGGGCCACGGCCGCGTGGTGGCCCACGCCCGGGTCGTGTACGACGGGCTCGGGTTGCCGCGCGAGGACGGCGCCGTGACGGTGCAGCTCGCCCCGGGCGTCGCGAGCGTCGTGCGCACGAGCGCCATGACCGAGGCGCGCTCTACGTACCCCGACGCCGAGGTCGTCGAGTGCGGCTTCGCCGTGTCGCCGCCCGTCGTCAACGCCCATACGCACTTGGACCTCTCCGCCATGCCGCACACGCCCGGCTCGTACGCCGGCTTCATCGGGGCCGTCGTAGCCCACGCGCGCGGCGGCCACCGGGGGCTGGCCGCCGCCAAGCAGGGGGTGGCCGAGCTGGGCGCGGCGGGCACCCGCGTGGTGGGCGACATCGTGACGGACGCCGCCACCATGGAGTACCTGCTCGGTCAGGACGCGCTGACGGGCGTCGCCTACTGGGAGGTCTTCGCACCGCGCCCGGAGGACGCCGACGCCGTCTTCGCCGCCACCGTCCAGGCGGTGGCCCGCTTCAGGGCGCTCGAGCGCCCTGGCCGCATGCGCGTCGGCCTCTCGCCCCACACGCCGCACACCGTGAGCGCCCCCCTGCTCGTCAGGCTCGCGGCGTACGCCGCCGCCGAGCGGCTCCCCCTCGCCATCCACGTCGCGGAGAGCCCGGCCGAGCTCGAGCTCCACTTGCGGGGCACCGGCGAGCTGGCGGAGTCGCTCGCGCGGGCGGGCTTCGCGTTCGCCGCCACGGGCGTACGCCCCGTGCGCTACCTCCACGACCTCGGCGTCCTCGCGGCCGGGCCGACGCTGGTCCACGGCGTCCACGTCGACGACGACGACGCGCGCCTGCTGGCGCGGGTAGGCGCCGTGGTCGTGCACTGCCCGCGCTCCAACGCCGCGCTCGAGTGCGGCACCTTCCCGTGGACGCTCTATGCGAAGCACGGCGTGGAGGTCGCGTTCGGCACGGACTCGCGCGGGTCAAGCCCCGACCTCGACGTCACCCGCGAGGTGGCCGAGGCGCTCGCCGTGCAGGGCGCGAAGCTCAACCCCCGAGCCGCGTTGCGGGCCGCGGTCAAGGGGGGGTACAAGGCCCTCGGCATGCAGCCCCCGCGCGTGGTGCGCGGCGCTCCGGCCGCCGACCTCGTGGCGTGGGACTGA
- the trxA gene encoding thioredoxin yields MANSLELTDGNFASETGSGLVLVDFWAPWCGPCRMVGPVIEELASDYAGKVKVGKLNVDDNMRVAQEYRVMSIPTVMLFKDGKPVEVMVGAQSKANYEARLKKHVPVTA; encoded by the coding sequence ATGGCCAACTCGCTCGAACTCACCGACGGCAACTTCGCTTCCGAGACCGGCTCCGGCCTCGTCCTGGTGGATTTCTGGGCCCCGTGGTGCGGGCCGTGCCGCATGGTGGGACCGGTCATCGAGGAGCTCGCTTCCGACTACGCCGGCAAGGTGAAGGTAGGCAAGCTCAACGTCGACGACAACATGCGGGTGGCGCAGGAGTACCGCGTCATGAGCATCCCGACGGTCATGCTCTTCAAGGACGGCAAGCCCGTCGAGGTCATGGTCGGCGCCCAGTCGAAGGCCAACTACGAGGCGCGGCTCAAGAAGCACGTGCCCGTCACCGCCTGA